In one window of Bizionia sp. M204 DNA:
- a CDS encoding TraR/DksA C4-type zinc finger protein, whose amino-acid sequence MGEDINVRYSDKDLAEFKTLIQEKIEKATHDLELIKSAYMNDLNNGTDDTSPTFKAFEEGSETMSKEANAQLAIRQEKFIRDLKNALIRIENKTYGVCRVTNKLIAKERLKLVPHATLSIEAKNMQQ is encoded by the coding sequence ATGGGAGAAGATATCAATGTTAGATATTCAGATAAAGATTTAGCTGAATTCAAAACGCTTATTCAAGAGAAAATAGAAAAAGCAACACATGATTTAGAGCTTATAAAAAGTGCTTACATGAACGATTTAAATAATGGAACCGATGATACATCGCCAACATTTAAAGCGTTTGAAGAAGGTAGCGAAACCATGAGCAAGGAAGCGAATGCACAATTAGCTATTCGTCAGGAAAAGTTTATTCGCGATTTAAAAAATGCTTTAATTCGTATTGAGAATAAAACCTATGGTGTGTGTCGTGTAACCAATAAATTAATTGCCAAAGAGCGTTTAAAATTGGTGCCTCATGCTACCTTAAGTATTGAAGCAAAAAATATGCAACAATAA